The following is a genomic window from Fusarium oxysporum Fo47 chromosome IV, complete sequence.
CGTCCTTGCCGCCTGTCAGAGCCAGAGCGTCGAGAGCGTTGTCGATGCCGGATGCGCTGATAGCAGAAGGCTTATCGTCACCATCGAGCTGCGCAAGATCAAGACCGCGCGACTTCTTAACTGGagccttggacttcttggGGGCCTTTCCGGGGGTGTTGGCGTCGTCTTCAGCCTGCAGAGCAGCTttctcggccttcttcttctcagcctcagcagccttggctgCTTGAGCTTCCCTATATGCGCTGTCAGCAACTCAGAGCTGCGCCCTCAAGCGACATCAGCACTCACTTCTTGGAGTTGTTCTTGGCGCCCTTGTTccacttctcctcctcggcagctTCTTGACGGGCGTCGTTTGCGGCCTGCTTCTGGGCGGCGGCCTCGGCCTTGCGAGCGTTGCCCGCTACCTTCTTGCTGTTGTCACCCTTCTTGCCAGCCATTGCGAAAGCTCGGAAAGTGGGTGATGCGTGTGAGTGGTGGGGAAGACGTCAACGTGGTACGAGTAGCAAATCGGAGAATAGGCGTGCGAAATGGAACGGGATCCTCGGCTGTCGTTGCTAGGGAGAGCTGAAGAAATGTGGCTCTCCTGGGGTTTGTTTGGGGTTGAGTTTCGTTGGTTggaaagagaggaaaagTTGCGATGTCGTAACCTCGGAGTCAGAGTCGGAGGATGGTACCCAACTAATGACGGATGCCTGGGTCCTAAGTTTCTAGTGCACTGTGTGAATATATACTCCTCAGGCTCTATTTCTACAGTGCTCTATATAACAATCACTTATAGCTTGATCATAACAAAAACCttctaaaaaaaaaaaccttAGTACATTGACATTGTTTTGAATAACAATCCCTCAATGAATCGAGTGTCTGTCCTCTGTTATTGAGTAAAGTGGTAATGGTAGCCATAACCTCTCAAGGTTGATATCAGTCCTGGCCATTTGTAGTAAGTATCGGCGAACTGATCATGAGCAAGATAACACTGCCATCCAATTCATGATACCACGGTATCACCATTAAACCTGGGAAATATTGAGTAGCATCACATCAGCATTAGTCCATTACTCGTCACTCTCGCTTGAACTGCTCCGTGACACTTTTGTCAACTCATGGCGTGAACTGTCATGCGCGACTCAGAGCCTGTAAGTTGTGAGACTTGAGAGGTACTTGGACAGACTCGACAACAAAGGCCTGCCTCACAATACAGCACAATACTAACGACTTGCATCAATAGTCGAACCAGGCTGCTCACATGCCAACCCTTCAGCCTCAAAAATGCATGGGCGCCTTGCATGGGTTAGTTAGTTCATGGCTGCACA
Proteins encoded in this region:
- a CDS encoding uncharacterized protein (of unknown function-domain containing protein), with amino-acid sequence MAGKKGDNSKKVAGNARKAEAAAQKQAANDARQEAAEEEKWNKGAKNNSKKEAQAAKAAEAEKKKAEKAALQAEDDANTPGKAPKKSKAPVKKSRGLDLAQLDGDDKPSAISASGIDNALDALALTGGKDDKVDRHPERRYPAAYAKYEERRLEEMKKDGSGVGLRLDQRKTRIRKEFEKHPDNPFNQVTASYNATRDDVATIRAQEKAKIEQRLGH